The sequence GCGCGCGCCGCGTCGCCTTCGACGCGGCGGCCCGGCACGGCGGATTCGGCGAAAGCGCGCGTCGGGTCAGACGAATTCCGGCGTCTGCACGACGCTGATCTCGACGCCGACGGCCGTCGCGCCGAGCCCCGTCACCGGCTGCGCGTCGCGATAGTCGAGGCCGACCGCGATGCGCACATAGCGCTCGTCCGGGCAACGGTTCATGAAAGGATCGAACCCGACCCAGCCGAGCCCTTCGACATAGGCCTCGGCCCATGCATGGCCGGCCGGCTGCTGCATCAGCGACGAAGCTTGCGGCTGCGCGCCGTGCGCCGGCTGCGGTAGCCCCTGCGATTGCGATTGCGATTGCGATTGCGATTGCGACTGCGATTGCGACTGCGATTGCGATTGCGCGGCATGCGACGCGCCGAGCACCTGCTGCATGCCCTCGCCGCTCTGCAACGCGAGCGCTTCCTCCTCCTCGTCGCCCGCGTTCTGCTTCGCGTCGGCGATGCGCTGCATCGCGCTGTCGGCGAGCACGTAGCCCGAGATATAGCGCGCGGGAATCTTCAACACGCGCGCAGCCGCGATGAACGCGTGCGCATGGTCGCGGCTCGTACCCTCGCCGCTTTGCAGCGCGGTTTCCGCATCGACGGGCGCGTCGGCGGCCAGGTTCGGCGCGTAGGCGATGCGGCCGTGCACTTCCGTCATCAGCCAGTGCAATGCGTCGAGGCCGTGCGGCTCGATCGGCAGCGCTTCCGTGAGCGCGCGCACGGTGTCGCCCGCCTTCGTGAGCGCGGTCTCGCGCTCGAAGATCCACGGCGGCGCATAGCCCTCGGGATTGCCGAGAATGCCGGCGCGGTCCTGCGTCTCGACGACGCCGGCCGCGACGACGACGATCTCGGCCTTCGTGCCGCGGTCGTGACGCACGAGGTCGATCCGGTTGCCGAGCCCGTCGGCGTACGACAGCGTCGGCTCGACGCCGTCGATCGTGACCTGCCACGCGCGCACCGTCTGCCCGGGGCCCGACTGCGGGCGCAGCCGCAACCGTTGCAGCGCATGGGTGGCTTGATCGTCGAACTGATAACGCGAGATGTGTCGGATGGCGAGTCGCATGGCAAGCCTCAGTCGAAGTTGTAGGCCTGGGCGACTTCAAGCCCGAGGCTGTTGTTGCGACCAATGAAATCGGTCAGGAACTCGTGCAGGCCGCTCTTGAAGATCCGCTCGACCGTGGTGTCGGACAGCATCTGCAGGATCTTCGTGGCCGTGTCGTGACACGGGTGTGTCACGCCGTAATCCTTCGCGAGCGAGCTCAGGCTCGACACGACGCGGCCGTAGCAGTAGCGCAGCGAACGCGGCATGCGGCCGTTCAGGATCAGGTAGTCGGCAATGTTCATCGGCTTGTACTGCACGTCGTACACCCAGCGGTACGAGCGATGCGCGGCGACGCAGCGCAGGATCGTTTCCCACTGGTAGTTGTCGAGGATCGTGCCCACGTGCGACACCGACGGCAGCAGCAGGTGGTATTTCACGTCGATGATCCGCGCGGTGTTGTCCGCGCGCTCGATGCAGGCGCCGATCTGCGCGAAGTCGAAGATCTCGTTGCGCAGCATCGTGCTGTAGAAAGTGCCGAGGATCAGCGCGGTTTCCCGTTTCACCTGGTCGAGCACGACCGGCATGTCGCTTTCCGCCACGGGCTGCGCGAGCGTGCGCCGCAGCGACAGCCACGCGCCGTTCACGCTTTCCCATGCCTCGCGCGTAAGCGCCGTGCGCACCATCCGCGCGTTCGAGCGCGCGGCCTCGATGCACGACAGCACGCTCGACGGATTGTCGCGGTCGCGCAGCAGGTAGTCGGTCACGGTATCGGCCGCATAGGCGTCGTATTTCTGCCGGTAGCCGTCGTCCGCGCCCGAGCTGACCAGCACCGACGACCATTCGGCCGGCGCATCGGACGTGCGCGTGAGCGCCATCCGCAGCCCGGCATCGACGATGCGCGCGATGTTTTCCGCGCGTTCGATATAGCGGT comes from Burkholderia pyrrocinia and encodes:
- a CDS encoding alpha-E domain-containing protein, with amino-acid sequence MLLGRTASGLFWMYRYIERAENIARIVDAGLRMALTRTSDAPAEWSSVLVSSGADDGYRQKYDAYAADTVTDYLLRDRDNPSSVLSCIEAARSNARMVRTALTREAWESVNGAWLSLRRTLAQPVAESDMPVVLDQVKRETALILGTFYSTMLRNEIFDFAQIGACIERADNTARIIDVKYHLLLPSVSHVGTILDNYQWETILRCVAAHRSYRWVYDVQYKPMNIADYLILNGRMPRSLRYCYGRVVSSLSSLAKDYGVTHPCHDTATKILQMLSDTTVERIFKSGLHEFLTDFIGRNNSLGLEVAQAYNFD
- a CDS encoding transglutaminase family protein: MRLAIRHISRYQFDDQATHALQRLRLRPQSGPGQTVRAWQVTIDGVEPTLSYADGLGNRIDLVRHDRGTKAEIVVVAAGVVETQDRAGILGNPEGYAPPWIFERETALTKAGDTVRALTEALPIEPHGLDALHWLMTEVHGRIAYAPNLAADAPVDAETALQSGEGTSRDHAHAFIAAARVLKIPARYISGYVLADSAMQRIADAKQNAGDEEEEALALQSGEGMQQVLGASHAAQSQSQSQSQSQSQSQSQSQSQGLPQPAHGAQPQASSLMQQPAGHAWAEAYVEGLGWVGFDPFMNRCPDERYVRIAVGLDYRDAQPVTGLGATAVGVEISVVQTPEFV